A portion of the Glycine max cultivar Williams 82 chromosome 10, Glycine_max_v4.0, whole genome shotgun sequence genome contains these proteins:
- the LOC106794830 gene encoding protein NDL1 — translation MTVRCEEDFMVKLEGENVKLQKVEGKRKRRKKHGVHGSVWEWRMEDVTIHCCLSYEGEGEAVGYMNLKLKPLSEVRKNLNPNLTSVRVSFSIKVKARAYREIEGDFLSQVPSGYSSLGYLERERRFDECWFWHIGFLAGIRVRWGSRNVYRKGICYINFGLPFQEHHIRTGYGIMSVIVYGDPDKPALITYPNLALNYMSCFQGLFFCPEAASLLLHNFCIYHISPPGHELGANAICAEDPVPSPEDLADQIIEVLKYFGLGAVMCMRVTVGVYILTLFAVMANLIYFYGMCGLLKECLLQRYFNKEVRGNVEVAESEIVQACRKRLDKRKRTNALRFLEAINQRPDILDGLIGAIRLL, via the exons ATGACAGTGAGGTGTGAAGAAGATTTCATGGTGAAATTGGAAGGGGAAAATGTGAAGTTGCAGAAAGTGGAGGGAAAGCGAAAACGGAGGAAGAAGCATGGTGTGCATGGGAGTGTATGGGAATGGAGAATGGAAGATGTCACTATTCACTGT TGCTTGAGCTATGAGGGTGAGGGCGAGGCAGTGGGTTACATGAACTTGAAACTAAAGCCACTTTCTGAAGTTAGGAAAAACTTGAACCCAAACTTGACCTCAGTGAGAGTAAGTTTTTCTATCAAAGTCAAGGCAAGAGCATACAG AGAAATTGAAGGTGATTTTCTTTCTCAAGTGCCAAGTGGTTATTCCTCCCTTGGATATCTGGAGAGGGAACGAAGATTTGATGAATG TTGGTTTTGGCATATTGGTTTCCTTGCTGGTATCAGAGTCAGATGGGGAAGTAGGAATGTTTATCGTAAGGGAATCT GCTACATTAATTTTGGATTGCCATTTCAAGAGCATCATATTCGAACTGGCTATGGTATTATGTCTGTCATAGTCTATGGCGATCCTGACAAACCAGCTTTGATCACTTATCCAAATTTGGCTCTAAATT ATATGTCATGTTTTCAAGGACTATTTTTCTGTCCAGAAGCAGCTTCTTTACTGCTTCACAACTTTTGCATATATCATATCAGTCCGCCTGGACATGAG TTGGGAGCAAATGCAATTTGTGCCGAGGATCCTGTTCCTTCTCCTGAAGATTTAGCAGATCAAATAATTGAGGTCCTAAAGTATTTTGG GCTTGGTGCAGTGATGTGTATGAGAGTGACAGTCGGTGTTTATATCCTTACTCTTTTTGCT GTGATGGCAAATTTGATATATTTCTACGGTATGTGTGGCTTGCTAAAAGAGTGTTTGCTTCAGCGATACTTCAACAAG GAAGTTCGTGGAAACGTTGAAGTTGCAGAATCAGAGATAGTTCAAGCTTGCAGAAAA
- the LOC102663606 gene encoding uncharacterized protein produces MGENYKQWKEHVLFHLGVADLDYALRKDEPIELMDSSTSEEIALYKRWERSNRLSNMFIKTRISASMRGSILKCQKVKNFMKAIDDQFEGSEKALASTLMSKFSSMRLIGVVGMRKHIMEIRDLVAQLKSL; encoded by the coding sequence ATGGGGGAAAACTATAAGCAATGGAAGGAACACGTTCTTTTCCATTTAGGGGTTGCCGACCTTGACTATGCTCTCCGTAAGGATGAGCCAATTGAGCTTATGGATTCTAGCACTTCAGAAGAAATTGCATTATACAAACGATGGGAAAGATCTAACCGTCTTTCCAATATGTTCATTAAGACGCGTATCTCTGCTAGTATGCGTGGTTCAATTCTGAAATGCCAAAAGGTCAAGAATTTCATGAAAGCCATAGATGACCAGTTTGAAGGTTCTGAGAAGGCCTTGGCTAGCACCCTAATGTCTAAGTTTTCATCTATGAGGCTCATTGGAGTTGTAGGTATGAGAAAACACATTATGGAAATAAGGGATCTAGTGGCTCAACTCAAGTCGCTCTAG